One Arvicanthis niloticus isolate mArvNil1 chromosome 13, mArvNil1.pat.X, whole genome shotgun sequence genomic window carries:
- the Has2 gene encoding hyaluronan synthase 2, translating into MHCERFLCVLRIIGTTLFGVSLLLGITAAYIVGYQFIQTDNYYFSFGLYGAFLASHLIIQSLFAFLEHRKMKKSLETPIKLNKTVALCIAAYQEDPDYLRKCLQSVKRLTYPGIKVVMVIDGNSDDDLYMMDIFSEVMGRDKSATYIWKNNFHEKGPGETEESHKESSQHVTQLVLSNKSICIMQKWGGKREVMYTAFRALGRSVDYVQVCDSDTMLDPASSVEMVKVLEEDPMVGGVGGDVQILNKYDSWISFLSSVRYWMAFNIERACQSYFGCVQCISGPLGMYRNSLLHEFVEDWYNQEFMGNQCSFGDDRHLTNRVLSLGYATKYTARSKCLTETPIEYLRWLNQQTRWSKSYFREWLYNAMWFHKHHLWMTYEAVITGFFPFFLIATVIQLFYRGKIWNILLFLLTVQLVGLIKSSFASCLRGNIVMVFMSLYSVLYMSSLLPAKMFAIATINKAGWGTSGRKTIVVNFIGLIPVSVWFTILLGGVIFTIYKESKKPFSESKQTVLIVGTLIYACYWVMLLTLYVVLINKCGRRKKGQQYDMVLDV; encoded by the exons ATGCATTGTGAGAGGTTTCTATGTGTCCTGAGAATAATTGGAACTACACTTTTTGGAGTGTCTCTCCTCCTCGGAATCACAGCTGCTTATATTGTTGGCTACCAGTTTATCCAAACAGATAATTACTACTTCTCCTTTGGACTGTACGGTGCCTTTTTAGCCTCACACCTCATCATCCAAAGCCTCTTTGCCTTTTTGGAACACCGGAAAATGAAAAagtccctagaaacccccattaAATTGAACAAGACTGTAGCTCTCTGCATTGCTGCGTATCAAGAAGACCCCGACTACTTACGGAAATGTTTGCAATCTGTGAAAAGGCTGACCTAccctgggattaaagttgtgatGGTTATAGATGGAAATTCAGATGATGATCTTTACATGATGGACATCTTCAGTGAAGTCATGGGCAGGGACAAATCAGCCACTTACATCTGGAAGAACAACTTCCACGAAAAGGGACCTGGCGAGACAGAAGAGTCCCATAAAGAAAGTTCACAACATGTAACCCAATTGGTCTTGTCTAACAAAAGTATTTGCATCATGCAAAAAtggggtggaaagagagaagtcaTGTACACAGCCTTCAGAGCACTGGGGCGAAGCGTGGATTATGTACAG GTGTGTGACTCAGATACCATGCTTGATCCTGCCTCATCTGTGGAGATGGTGAAGGTCTTAGAAGAAGACCCTATGGTTGGAGGTGTTGGGGGAGATGTCCAG ATTTTAAACAAGTATGATTCCTGGATCTCCTTCCTCAGCAGTGTGAGATACTGGATGGCTTTTAATATAGAAAGGGCCTGCCAGTCTTATTTTGGCTGTGTCCAGTGCATAAGCGGTCCTCTGGGAATGTACAGAAACTCCTTGCTACATGAGTTTGTGGAAGACTGGTACAATCAGGAATTTATGGGTAACCAATGTAGTTTTGGTGATGACAGGCATCTTACCAACAGAGTGCTGAGTCTGGGCTATGCAACTAAATATACAGCTCGGTCCAAGTGCCTTACTGAAACACCCATAGAGTATCTGAGATGGCTGAACCAGCAGACCCGTTGGAGCAAGTCCTACTTCCGAGAGTGGCTGTACAATGCCATGTGGTTTCACAAGCATCACTTGTGGATGACCTACGAAGCGGTTATCActggattctttcctttctttctcattgcCACAGTCATCCAGCTCTTCTACCGGGGTAAAATCTGGaacatcctcctcttcctgttaACTGTCCAGCTAGTGGGTCTCATCAAGTCATCTTTTGCCAGCTGCCTTAGAGGAAATATCGTCATGGTCTTCATGTCTCTCTATTCAGTGTTATACATGTCAAGTCTGCTTCCTGCCAAGATGTTTGCAATCGCAACCATAAACAAAGCTGGGTGGGGCACATCTGGAAGGAAGACCATTGTTGTTAATTTCATAGGACTTATTCCAGTGTCCGTGTGGTTTACAATCCTTTTAGGTGGTGTGATTTTCACCATTTATAAGGAATCTAAAAAGCCATTTTCTGAATCCAAACAGACTGTTCTTATCGTGGGAACCTTGATCTATGCATGCTACTGGGTCATGCTTTTGACTCTGTATGTGGTTCTCATCAATAAATGTGGCAGGCGGAAGAAGGGGCAACAGTACGACATGGTGCTTGATGTATGA